From the Phyllostomus discolor isolate MPI-MPIP mPhyDis1 chromosome 7, mPhyDis1.pri.v3, whole genome shotgun sequence genome, one window contains:
- the SDC2 gene encoding syndecan-2: MQRAWILLTLGLVACVSAESRAELTSDKDMYLDNSSIEDASGVYPIDDDDYASASGSGADEDMESPELTTSRPLPKISFTSAAPKVETTTLKVQNKIPAQTKSPEETDKDDVHRYDSGRKVDPAEEDTNVYTEKHPDNLFKRTEVLAAVIAGGVIGFLFAIFLILLLVYRMRKKDEGSYDLGERKPSSAAYQKAPTKEFYA, from the exons agGGCAGAGCTGACATCTGATAAAGACATGTACCTCGACAACAGCTCCATTGAAGATGCTTCAGGCGTGTATCCTATTGATGACGATGACTATGCTTCTGCATCAGGCTCGG GAGCTGATGAGGACATGGAGAGTCCTGAGCTGACCACGTCTCGGCCACTTCCAAAGATCTCGTTCACTAGTGCTGCTCCAAAAGTGGAAACCACCACGCTGAAGGTACAGAACAAGATACCTGCTCAGACAAAG TCACCTGAAGAAACGGATAAGGACGATGTTCACCGCTATGACTCAGGAAGAAAAGTGGACCCAGCTGAAGAGGATACAAATGTGTATACTGAGAAGCACCCAGACAACCTGTTTAAAAGAACGGAAGTCCTGGCAG CTGTCATTGCTGGTGGAGTGATAGGCTTCCTCTTCGCCATTTTCCTCATCCTGCTGCTGGTGTACCGCATGAGGAAGAAGGACGAAGGAAGCTACGACCTTGGAGAGCGCAAACCATCCAGTGCTGCTTACCAGAAGGCACCTACTAAGGAGTTTTATGCGTGA